Below is a genomic region from Ascaphus truei isolate aAscTru1 chromosome 5, aAscTru1.hap1, whole genome shotgun sequence.
AGGCAGTCAATTGTAACCCCATTTCAATGATTACATTAGCACATATCTCTAAAATTAATGTCATTAGGCATACTATTTAATTAAGAAGACTATAATGTGGAGTACAGTTTTGTTATATATTATgcgcattttatttttttagaaaataTGAAATATATCACTTTACCATCACAATACTAGAACTAAAGGATTTTGTTATATTAGTTAGATATAATTACTTGATTTTTTTAACACGCATAATTAACATACAAATAATTTTTTGTCTACTGCAAATTACTTTATTTGACAGCACATATTAGTTAATATTCTTATGTACACTATGTTTTcccatattttaaataaataggtAATGTtcacaaaaaaataacaataatactaTTTACAAGAAGCATAAGAAGTTAAGATATGcaaataacaatacaaaatgGCATTTTTGCATCTTGAATAAACAGGAATGAACTTGTGTTGTATCTTGTAAAAATGTTGGTTGTAAAAATAACACAGCATGTATCATTGTAGTAAAAAAAAACAGCTACAGCTAACAAGGGACTGGTATGTAAAATACGGTAGGTTTTTAAAAccatggggtagatcctcagaagatCTTTACATTTTGAACGTGAAATTATCTATATCCCTAATGcatatccccaaaggtgcttagCGCTAAGATGTTCAGCCATTTGCCTTAAAAATAACAGGTCATATAAATATGAATGGATGTTAGGCTTACTAGTATGCAAATCATATtttaatgagcagtttacctaactaGGAGACCCTCAGACCTCCTTACTGTTAGCGCATGATAATAAGGTTACAATATTTAACACCTTTTAAAAGCTGCACTTACTAACATCAAGACACTGATTATCATTGAGCTATTTctgggaatagaataaaaaggcAATATAATGAGTACAGGACTTAACCATTTCATTACAAAATGTtacatgtgttatatatatatatatatatatatatatatatatatatatatatatatatatatatatatatatatatatatataatatggtatACAATGTAATAagactgtataaagtatgggtgtataataatgtatatccaCACATATCTCATCAGTCATaaattaatatttcatttttattaacgtacaattaaaataaattaaggaTGTCCttacttcatttattttaattgtacattaataacaATGATATAATTATGATACATTtctcaatattataacaagataTGCATTAGCTTTtggaaacacacatacacacctccattTATAGCGCTGCCATAATAGCGCACCTTACAGTGTGACTaatgtgcatgtgcagtgtaCAGGAGGACCTGTCTCTGAGACATGAAAATCACCATTAACAGCGCTACTAGTTAGAAGAACGGACGTCATCTTCACAACTCATTAGCTTTGATGACCCACATTAATAAGAAGAAAAATAGCATCCATTCCCTATTTTGGTATTTCGCGTTATTAGGTCGAAATTACTGGATATCCGAGGATCTACCCCCCCCATGTCCTTTAAGCATTGGAGGGATTGTGGTTGCTTCTTCATCTAGTGGGGAAGTAGTAGGTCCAACATTTCACTAATGACTCACAactaccttttttttaaataaggaaAATGACTCTTGTTTTCCCGGATTAATGAAGTAACATGAATcattacatgggggggggggggggggttatttgtcTACAAATTCCTGAATGGTGCAGGGGAGCTTTGTATCTTCTGATGAAATGCTGTCCACTATAGAAGAGAGACATTGAAGGCTGCTAGAGGCAGAGGATTCATGAATGGATCCTtctgagaaaaaaacaaaaacacataaatGCAGGTACTGAAGATATATAAGTGCACAATTATTGCAACTTGCTGAACCACCCATCAAGCAGTAAACCAAAACGTGTATGGCTTCTCCTGCAATGCAATATGCAGGTCTGTTTACAGTGCAATAGGAGAGTCTTACTGCCTTCTGCACAAAAATACAGGCCTTTATGTTATGTGTTTTCTATAGTACTTTAGCATACACGAGTAACGCCTTTCTAGTGGTATAACTTTCATATTCATGGAGCTTTGCTTAAGCATCATGGTACAGTGATATTGCCCCATCTTTCTATTGAACCATCTTTATGCCTTTAACCTTATTTTCCTTTTATTTATGTAGGGCAATGTTTATGTTTCTCCCGTGCATTTTGATTTTAAGTTTTTGATTAATATTACATATAATCCACGTCGTTTAATGGAAACTTTCGACAGCAGAATAAAAGCAAATCAAACAACATTGTGTCATTTAGTATACATTTTAGACAACATGAAAAATGTCAGCAATGATACAGCTGAATTGCTAAAAATAAAATCAGGTTTTACCTTCTTTGGGATTCAGCCCTGATATTCTGGAATGGTCAGAGACATTGTGCCAGGTAAAATGGCAGGTACTTAAGAAATCATCACTCTGGACCTGAGACAAGTAAAGTTAAAATGATTAAACAATCATCAAATTGATTTTGACTTCACAGCACACCTTGTTAATTCGTTTTTTTCTAGGCCTCTAGCACACACAACTGCTTAAGATCACCTTCATTCTTGTTTATCTGTTCCACATAGCACTTTCACAGTATACCTCAACTGTCCAaatcatataaaataaaaaggaatGAATGAAAACCCTGCATTGCTAACATATAGAATACATGTATTGTGCTTACAGTTGCCTGCTTTGAGTTGTATGTGAATGGTTCCTCTCCTGGTTTATGGAGTTTGTCTTGCTGATCCAGCCTGTGAAGGAGATCCTGTAGCCTCTCAATGTAATTAATGGCACCACGCAGGATTTCAACCTTGGGTAGTCTTTGATTTGGGTTAGCAACAGTTCTTCTTTTAAGCGCCTCGAAGGCTTCATTGATTttctttaacctcctcctctccctcaaaGTAGCTGCTTTTCTCCTGTCTGTTGGTGCTGACTTCCTCTTGCATGTCTTACAGGCCCAGATCAAGCACTGTCCAGGGCAGTGGGGCTGCAGACCAGGTGGGGCAAAAACATGTTCCTCCCCACTGCTGTCACTTCCAGCGTCAGGTGGCAACTGATCCTGGCAAGGGGACATCGTGCCCTCACTACCTGGATATAAGGGGGACCCATCTGCCATTTCCAGCTGTTGAAAGGCCCCATTCTCCCCCTCtaggtaaaagaaataagaactTGGTTCAAAAAGGTCCATCATTATGCTTTGCTCT
It encodes:
- the MYF6 gene encoding myogenic factor 6 isoform X1, translating into MMDLFEPSSYFFYLEGENGAFQQLEMADGSPLYPGSEGTMSPCQDQLPPDAGSDSSGEEHVFAPPGLQPHCPGQCLIWACKTCKRKSAPTDRRKAATLRERRRLKKINEAFEALKRRTVANPNQRLPKVEILRGAINYIERLQDLLHRLDQQDKLHKPGEEPFTYNSKQATVQSDDFLSTCHFTWHNVSDHSRISGLNPKEEGSIHESSASSSLQCLSSIVDSISSEDTKLPCTIQEFVDK
- the MYF6 gene encoding myogenic factor 6 isoform X2; protein product: MMDLFEPSSYFFYLEGENGAFQQLEMADGSPLYPGSEGTMSPCQDQLPPDAGSDSSGEEHVFAPPGLQPHCPGQCLIWACKTCKRKSAPTDRRKAATLRERRRLKKINEAFEALKRRTVANPNQRLPKVEILRGAINYIERLQDLLHRLDQQDKLHKPGEEPFTYNSKQATVQSDDFLSTCHFTWHNVSDHSRISGLNPKEGSIHESSASSSLQCLSSIVDSISSEDTKLPCTIQEFVDK